One part of the Arabidopsis thaliana chromosome 1 sequence genome encodes these proteins:
- a CDS encoding Mitochondrial transcription termination factor family protein (Mitochondrial transcription termination factor family protein; CONTAINS InterPro DOMAIN/s: Mitochodrial transcription termination factor-related (InterPro:IPR003690); BEST Arabidopsis thaliana protein match is: Mitochondrial transcription termination factor family protein (TAIR:AT1G61960.1); Has 280 Blast hits to 258 proteins in 12 species: Archae - 0; Bacteria - 2; Metazoa - 0; Fungi - 0; Plants - 278; Viruses - 0; Other Eukaryotes - 0 (source: NCBI BLink).), which translates to MSESKTQMTNFVFPLQNLVLRDFLGSKIDPRSGRDLTGYVMCSLILHGRRSIELHKWRNFSVSVKLLQNVFSAFSNSFSTVASAAADVSLIDSQKGKNFTVSYLVDSLGLPKKLAESISKKFRFEDKANPDSVLSLLRSHGFTVSQISIPKLLGKRGHKTLSLYYDFVKESLEADKSSKYETLCQSFPQGNLENKKRNVSVLRELGMPHKLLFPLLISVGQPVCGKDRFNTSLKKVVEMGFDPTTAKFVKALHVSYEMNDKTIEEKVNVYKMLGFAVEDVWVIFKKWPYSLKYSEEKITQTIETLKMCGLRGPSSFEEVSSIHTYLRAEDIELN; encoded by the exons ATGTCGGAATCTAAAACCCAGATGacgaattttgttttccctctCCAAAATCTTGTTCTTCGCGATTTTTTGGGTTCTAAGATTGATCCTCGAAGCGGAAGAGATTTGACTGGTTATGTGATGTGTTCTCTGATACTCCATGGAAGAAGATCTATCGAGTTACATAAATGGCGTAACTTTAGTGTTTCAGTGAAGCTTTTGCAAAATGTATTCTCTGCTTTTTCCAATTCCTTCTCCACTGTTGCTAGTGCTGCTGCTGATGTGAGCCTTATAGATAGTCAAAAAGGTAAGAACTTTACAGTCTCTTACCTCGTTGATTCATTGGGTTTACCTAAAAAGCTCGCTGAATCGATTTCAAAGAAATTTAGATTCGAGGACAAGGCCAATCCTGATTCTGTTCTGAGTCTTTTGAGAAGTCATGGGTTCACAGTTTCTCAGATCTCAA TTCCTAAACTCTTGGGAAAAAGAGGGCACAAAACTCTCAGCTTATACTATGATTTCGTTAAAGAGAGTTTAGAAGCAGATAAGAGTTCTAAGTATGAAACTTTATGTCAGTCTTTTCCACAGGGTAATCtggagaacaagaagagaaatgtATCGGTTTTAAGAGAATTGGGAATGCCTCACAAGTTGTTATTCCCCTTGCTTATATCCGTTGGTCAACCTGTATGTGGAAAAGATAGATTTAATACGTCTCTCAAGAAGGTAGTTGAGATGGGTTTTGATCCGACCACCGCAAAGTTTGTCAAAGCTCTCCACGTATCTTACGAAATGAACGacaaaacaatagaagaaaaagtcaaTGTCTACAAAATGTTAGGCTTTGCTGTGGAAGATGTATGGGTAATCTTCAAGAAGTGGCCATACTCTTTGAAATACTCAGAGGAAAAGATTACTCAGACGATTGAAACCTTGAAGATGTGCGGTCTACGAGGTCCTTCAAGTTTTGAAGAAGTATCCTCAATTCATACGTACTTGAGAGCAGAGGATATTGAGCTTAATTGA
- a CDS encoding Bifunctional inhibitor/lipid-transfer protein/seed storage 2S albumin superfamily protein (Bifunctional inhibitor/lipid-transfer protein/seed storage 2S albumin superfamily protein; FUNCTIONS IN: lipid binding; INVOLVED IN: lipid transport; LOCATED IN: endomembrane system; EXPRESSED IN: 17 plant structures; EXPRESSED DURING: 8 growth stages; CONTAINS InterPro DOMAIN/s: Bifunctional inhibitor/plant lipid transfer protein/seed storage (InterPro:IPR016140), Plant lipid transfer protein/seed storage/trypsin-alpha amylase inhibitor (InterPro:IPR003612), Plant lipid transfer protein/hydrophobic protein, helical domain (InterPro:IPR013770); BEST Arabidopsis thaliana protein match is: Bifunctional inhibitor/lipid-transfer protein/seed storage 2S albumin superfamily protein (TAIR:AT3G22142.1); Has 57491 Blast hits to 29077 proteins in 1537 species: Archae - 155; Bacteria - 10434; Metazoa - 25836; Fungi - 4596; Plants - 8968; Viruses - 1548; Other Eukaryotes - 5954 (source: NCBI BLink).) → MGSRVLASFFVFLIFTVITLPPTIQACTPCTRPHPPVPKPPQHGGGGGGGSKPPPHHGGKGGGKPPPHGGKGGGPPHHGGGGGGGGKSPPVVRPPPVVVRPPPIIRPPPVVYPPPIVRPPPITRPPIIIPPIQPPPVTTPPGLLPPITTPPGLLPPVTTPPGLLPPVTTPPGLLPPIINPPPVTVPPPSSGYPPYGPPSGGGGGGGGKQPTCPINALKLGACVDVLGGLIHIGLGNPVENVCCPVLQGLLELEAAVCLCTTIRLKLLNLNIFIPLALQALITCGINPPSGFVCPPLT, encoded by the coding sequence ATGGGTTCGAGAGTTTTGGcttccttctttgttttcttaatcttcACGGTCATCACATTGCCTCCCACGATCCAAGCTTGCACTCCTTGTACTCGTCCTCATCCTCCGGTTCCGAAACCTCCACAACACggcggtggtggaggtggtggtagCAAGCCGCCTCCACATCACGGTGGAAAAGGTGGTGGTAAACCCCCACCCCACGGTGGAAAAGGTGGAGGACCGCCGCATcatggtggaggaggaggaggaggagggaaATCACCGCCGGTTGTTAGACCTCCTCCCGTAGTGGTGAGGCCACCGCCAATCATAAGACCTCCTCCGGTCGTCTATCCACCACCAATTGTGAGGCCACCGCCAATCACAAGACCTCCCATCATAATCCCTCCAATTCAACCACCGCCGGTTACAACTCCTCCGGGACTCCTCCCTCCGATCACAACTCCTCCGGGACTCCTCCCTCCAGTCACAACTCCTCCGGGACTTCTCCCTCCAGTCACAACTCCTCCAGGACTTCTCCCTCCAATCATTAACCCACCTCCGGTCACAGTCCCACCACCATCGTCCGGCTATCCACCATATGGTCCACCTtccggtggaggaggaggaggcggcgGCAAACAACCAACGTGTCCGATCAATGCATTGAAGCTTGGAGCCTGTGTTGATGTTTTGGGAGGATTGATCCATATAGGACTTGGAAATCCGGTGGAGAATGTGTGTTGTCCAGTGTTACAAGGGTTACTTGAGCTAGAAGCAGCCGTTTGTCTTTGCACAACCATAAGACTTAAGCTTCTCAACTTAAACATCTTCATTCCTCTTGCACTTCAAGCTCTTATCACTTGTGGGATCAATCCTCCTTCTGGTTTTGTCTGCCCTCCTCTCACTTGA